From a single Pleurodeles waltl isolate 20211129_DDA chromosome 8, aPleWal1.hap1.20221129, whole genome shotgun sequence genomic region:
- the LOC138249077 gene encoding uncharacterized protein, with protein MLHIRSWLEPAVKPQTRAESVCQGAMKRYNPIARKAVSSGALNTIGRYYRTLAPRTMDENAQQGVPDTRDTDVTGFQEELCHRLEKLDLKDVSPLISPIKGAGSDSDVSKDGLSGASNVVDIEVEECVPPPNSPIYEDMGFQEDPEAEAVILQPSGVSSGAVSAPMDLCDSQDFRGASECEANAENITEEREPLEGSAPKVNTVNFFCLCCSRQSESITSQNKEPRKKCVCTYTSHDLEKEAPGVPCDTIWPVKGFAAAVVNACVKRDYYDLCYGHKINDPQQEAHECLYDAYTARTIRHVCNRIDTYRVYKLLRVVYGLSAVKKSVHCDMMKVLAAAVLEIRYAAEPCSKLDRMHGMCPPFDKRMVERVIERRMCDIYYKNRRMLSLAPRKLF; from the exons atgctgcatataaggagctggttagaaccggctgtcaaaccgcaaaccagggctgaatcagtttgccaaggcgctatgaagagatacaatccgatcgccagaaaagccgtctcctcaggggccctgaacactattggtagatattaccggaccctcgcccctcgtacgatggatgagaatgcacaacagggtgtcccagacacccgggataccgatgttacaggttttcaagaggaactttgccatcggcttgaaaagcttgacctcaaggatgtgtcgcccttgatatcccctattaagggggccggcagtgacagcgatgtctcgaaagatggattaagcggggcatctaacgtcgtagacattgaagttgaagaatgtgtaccacccccgaattcgcccatctatgaagacatgggcttccaggaggaccccgaggcagaggccgttattttacaaccatcaggtgtaagttcaggcgctgtttctgccccaatggacctctgcgactcccaagatttcagaggagcctctgagtgtgaagcgaatgctgag aacataacagaagaaagagagcctctagaagggtcagctccaaaggttaacaccgtaaattttttctgcttatgctgttccagacagtctgaaagtattacaagccagaacaaagagcctcgtaagaaatgtgtttgcacctacactagccacgatcttgaaaaggaagctccgggcgtaccctgtgacaccatatggccggttaaaggctttgcagctgccgttgtgaacgcatgtgttaaaagggattattatgacctttgctacgggcataaaattaatgaccctcaacaggaggctcacgaatgtctatacgatgcatacactgcaagaacaattcgtcacgtttgtaaccggatagacacttatcgggtatataagctgttaagggttgtgtatgggctgtctgctgtgaagaaaagtgtccactgtgacatgatgaaggtcttggctgcggctgtccttgagatccgatacgctgcagagccatgctcaaaactcgaccgcatgcacgggatgtgtcccccctttgacaaacgtatggtagaaagggttatagaaagacgaatgtgtgacatttattataaaaacagaagaatgttgtctttagccccgcgaaaactgttttaa